One genomic window of Oscillatoria sp. FACHB-1406 includes the following:
- a CDS encoding IS1634 family transposase has product ILDRLWEKGLSNIFMQVALALVKKYDICTEVLHLDSSSFHVHGEYNTHDPLQEENLEPRCIEITYGYSRDHRPDLKQFTLDLICSGDGDIPLWLKTNSGNASDSQQFAKILQQFKKEIDWESLFVADCAFYSRENLALSSNLKWLTRVPLTVKAAQKIVNQIPSEELIASDTEGYRYSALSQNDSGIEQRWLLVESEKRRESDLKKLNKNFEKAAQKLATELRQLSRQTFACIPDARQAAQKLFKKAKYHQLGEIKIEEIPPSSKKQNQSSAYRVTATAGESPEKLAPLKVAAGRFILATNVLDEQALSHEEMLSHYKGQQAVERGFRFLKDPMFLTDSVFLKSPQRIEALGLIMGLCLLVYSLGQRQLRSELQRREATVPNQLGRPTQRPTLRWIFQCFQAIHVFDLGKGIQVSNLNEERLLMLKFFPPACQRYYLVAE; this is encoded by the coding sequence GAATCCTAGACAGACTTTGGGAAAAAGGCTTAAGCAACATCTTCATGCAAGTCGCACTCGCCTTGGTGAAAAAATACGACATTTGCACAGAGGTTCTACACTTAGATAGCAGTTCATTTCACGTGCATGGAGAATATAACACCCATGACCCCCTTCAAGAAGAGAACTTAGAACCGCGCTGCATAGAGATCACCTATGGATACTCGAGAGACCATAGACCCGACCTGAAACAATTTACATTAGACTTAATCTGTAGCGGGGATGGAGATATCCCCTTGTGGCTGAAAACGAATTCGGGAAACGCATCAGACAGCCAACAATTTGCGAAGATTCTGCAACAGTTCAAAAAAGAAATAGACTGGGAGAGCTTATTCGTAGCAGATTGTGCATTCTACAGCCGAGAGAACTTAGCACTGAGTAGCAACTTAAAATGGCTGACGCGAGTTCCCTTAACAGTCAAAGCCGCCCAAAAAATCGTGAATCAAATCCCCTCCGAAGAGCTAATCGCCAGTGATACAGAGGGTTACAGGTATAGCGCCCTCTCTCAAAACGACAGTGGAATCGAGCAACGCTGGTTGTTAGTCGAAAGCGAAAAAAGACGAGAATCAGACTTAAAAAAACTCAACAAAAACTTCGAGAAAGCCGCGCAAAAACTGGCGACCGAACTGCGACAACTCAGCCGACAAACTTTTGCCTGTATCCCGGATGCACGTCAGGCGGCTCAGAAACTCTTCAAGAAGGCTAAGTATCATCAATTAGGGGAAATTAAAATAGAAGAAATTCCGCCATCCTCGAAAAAGCAGAATCAGTCTTCAGCGTATCGAGTCACAGCAACAGCCGGCGAATCTCCGGAAAAATTAGCCCCCCTTAAAGTGGCGGCTGGACGCTTTATCCTGGCGACGAATGTTCTCGATGAGCAAGCCTTAAGTCATGAGGAGATGTTAAGCCATTATAAAGGTCAACAAGCGGTCGAGAGAGGATTTCGATTTCTGAAAGACCCGATGTTCTTAACCGATAGTGTGTTTCTCAAGTCGCCCCAACGGATTGAAGCTTTGGGTTTAATTATGGGTTTATGCTTGTTAGTTTATAGTTTGGGTCAACGTCAGTTGCGCTCTGAATTGCAACGTCGAGAAGCGACAGTTCCCAATCAATTAGGTCGTCCGACCCAGCGTCCGACTTTAAGGTGGATATTTCAATGTTTTCAAGCCATTCATGTCTTCGATTTGGGCAAGGGGATACAAGTTTCTAATTTAAATGAGGAACGCTTGTTAATGTTGAAGTTCTTTCCGCCAGCTTGTCAGCGCTATTATCTGGTCGCTGAATAA
- a CDS encoding SPFH domain-containing protein — MNVKQTLVSMTLLLGLGSGLASCGVVPGTSVKTVEPGYAGLKIQLYGGNKGIENAKLVTGRVWYNGYTEQVVIFPTFINTYPFTQAATEGSTNDESVTFSVGGSPVSADVGVSFGFTTDPISGNKTKLHQFYETYRKTPEQFRANELRNGLRNCFADVAENFNLTPSMLPTNQQKLVKGVIDCTQNRFPTIVVQDVSLLGPMRLPPDIQKSINEQFAAQQAAKTSEFNRKKVEAEAAADVAKAKGEAQVTIEQAKAEAEANRLRAGSITPQLLELERLRVERARVEKWNGEQAPTIQTPNVQIGGNRAAVAPSPN, encoded by the coding sequence ATGAACGTTAAACAAACTTTGGTTTCAATGACATTGCTGCTCGGTTTGGGTTCCGGACTCGCCTCTTGCGGTGTCGTACCGGGAACCAGCGTTAAGACAGTAGAACCCGGTTATGCGGGCTTAAAAATTCAACTCTACGGCGGTAACAAAGGAATTGAAAATGCCAAACTCGTCACGGGGCGAGTCTGGTATAACGGCTATACCGAACAAGTTGTGATTTTCCCAACCTTTATTAATACTTATCCCTTTACTCAAGCGGCTACCGAAGGCTCGACCAACGATGAATCGGTTACATTCTCGGTAGGAGGAAGCCCGGTTTCTGCCGATGTTGGTGTTTCTTTTGGCTTCACAACCGATCCCATTTCGGGTAATAAAACCAAACTTCATCAATTCTATGAAACCTATCGAAAAACGCCGGAACAGTTTCGCGCGAATGAGTTACGAAACGGGCTTCGCAACTGTTTTGCCGATGTTGCCGAAAACTTTAATTTAACGCCTTCGATGTTGCCCACCAATCAACAAAAGTTAGTCAAAGGAGTGATAGATTGTACTCAAAATCGCTTCCCGACGATTGTTGTCCAAGATGTATCGCTGCTAGGCCCGATGCGTTTGCCGCCCGATATTCAAAAGAGTATCAACGAACAATTTGCAGCGCAACAAGCCGCTAAAACTTCAGAGTTTAATCGCAAAAAGGTAGAGGCAGAAGCGGCGGCAGATGTCGCAAAAGCGAAGGGCGAGGCGCAAGTTACAATCGAGCAAGCAAAAGCCGAAGCCGAGGCAAACCGCTTGCGCGCCGGTTCGATTACGCCGCAATTGCTGGAGTTAGAGCGCTTGCGGGTGGAACGGGCGAGGGTTGAAAAGTGGAATGGGGAACAAGCGCCGACGATTCAAACGCCAAATGTCCAAATTGGTGGGAACCGAGCAGCCGTTGCTCCTTCTCCGAATTAA
- a CDS encoding fasciclin domain-containing protein — translation MPDIVDVAVSAGSFQTLVTAVQIAGLVDALKSPGPFTVFAPNDDAFAKLLPGTVESLVKSPPQLGRILTYHVVAGKLMKADLEKVQSVTSLEGSPIPIDCSDGFEVKNATVIAPDIEVDNGVIHIIDNVILMG, via the coding sequence ATGCCGGATATCGTTGATGTTGCTGTCAGTGCGGGTTCGTTCCAGACTTTAGTCACCGCCGTCCAGATTGCAGGCTTAGTCGATGCCCTTAAAAGTCCCGGGCCATTTACTGTCTTTGCGCCCAATGACGATGCTTTTGCTAAGCTCCTGCCGGGAACCGTAGAATCTTTAGTTAAATCGCCGCCTCAATTAGGTCGAATTTTGACCTATCACGTCGTAGCGGGCAAACTGATGAAAGCAGACCTCGAAAAGGTTCAATCCGTAACTTCCCTGGAAGGTTCGCCAATTCCGATTGATTGTTCGGATGGATTTGAGGTTAAAAATGCAACGGTGATTGCCCCCGATATTGAAGTCGATAATGGCGTAATTCATATTATCGATAATGTCATTTTAATGGGGTAA
- a CDS encoding alpha/beta hydrolase, producing MSLLETAWQHEFITTNGVRLHYVTQGEGPLMLMLHGFPEFWYSWRHQIPEFAKDYKVVALDLRGYNDSEKPQDVNAYRMEELLGDVEGVIRALGYERCVLVGHDWGGAIAWFFADRFPQLLDKLIVLNLPHPAKFAEGLQTNPRQLLRSWYIFFFQLPWLPEFLLGLNDCSAIADAFSQMAIDKSAFAPTDLQAFQNAAGKPGALTAMLNYYRNVFPILTRSRPWNILEVPTLLIWGEEDTALGKELTHGTEALVRDFQIHYIPNCSHWVQQERPELVNQYMREFLDREIK from the coding sequence ATGTCTCTACTCGAAACAGCTTGGCAACACGAATTTATAACCACGAACGGCGTGCGATTGCATTACGTGACCCAAGGGGAAGGGCCTTTGATGTTAATGCTGCACGGTTTTCCGGAATTTTGGTACTCTTGGCGGCATCAAATTCCCGAGTTCGCGAAGGATTACAAAGTTGTTGCCCTCGATTTGCGCGGCTATAACGACAGCGAAAAACCCCAGGATGTCAACGCCTATCGCATGGAAGAATTGCTGGGCGATGTCGAAGGGGTTATTAGGGCTTTGGGCTACGAACGCTGCGTTTTAGTCGGACACGATTGGGGAGGCGCGATCGCATGGTTTTTCGCCGATCGCTTTCCCCAGCTTCTCGATAAACTGATTGTCCTCAATCTTCCCCACCCGGCCAAGTTTGCCGAAGGCTTGCAAACCAATCCCCGGCAACTCCTACGCAGTTGGTATATCTTCTTTTTTCAATTGCCTTGGCTGCCAGAATTCCTACTCGGACTGAACGATTGTTCTGCGATCGCAGACGCTTTCTCTCAAATGGCGATTGACAAAAGTGCCTTTGCCCCCACTGACCTGCAAGCCTTTCAAAATGCGGCAGGAAAGCCGGGGGCATTAACGGCAATGCTCAACTACTACCGCAATGTTTTTCCTATCCTAACGCGATCGCGCCCCTGGAACATTCTCGAAGTTCCAACCTTACTCATTTGGGGCGAAGAAGATACCGCACTCGGCAAAGAATTAACCCACGGAACTGAAGCGCTTGTGCGAGATTTTCAAATTCATTACATCCCAAATTGCAGCCATTGGGTACAACAGGAAAGACCCGAATTAGTCAATCAGTATATGCGAGAATTTTTAGATCGGGAAATTAAGTAA
- a CDS encoding AI-2E family transporter codes for MKFGQWLGLIVLVVSLYILWQIRQLVLLFLTAVILAVALGFLVKKLQRFVPKRSQAVFLSLVLVFSIIIGVFWLIVPSFTDQFQQLATRIIESLQKLDTWFRQLEARLDPRFVQLIPAPNELAKQLQPLANRIFNQGWGFFFNTLGNLLNVLLVFILTLMILANPQPYRQGFIRLFPSFYRRRADEILDGCEDALQGWLVGVLFNMFVIGTLSFVGLLALRVPLALSQAILAAFFTLIPNIGPALSVVVPMAIGFLDAPWKPLAVLLLYFFIQQLETNVLTPLVMARQVSLLPAMTLLAQIFFASIFGFLGLFLALPLTVIAQVLISEILIVDVLDRCKGKEKSGQSLEGTIAEEKLLPATTEISDRIREVIRPPEPPFTTVETDDTPPSLREGYPDSEERA; via the coding sequence GTGAAATTCGGTCAGTGGTTGGGCTTAATTGTCCTCGTTGTTTCTTTATATATTTTGTGGCAGATTCGGCAACTGGTACTGCTGTTTTTAACTGCTGTTATTCTTGCCGTTGCTTTAGGCTTTCTCGTCAAAAAGTTGCAACGCTTCGTACCGAAACGGAGTCAGGCAGTTTTTCTCTCTCTCGTTCTCGTCTTTTCAATTATTATTGGCGTATTTTGGCTGATTGTCCCCTCCTTTACCGATCAGTTTCAACAACTCGCGACTCGTATTATCGAAAGTTTGCAAAAACTCGATACTTGGTTTCGGCAACTCGAAGCTCGTCTCGACCCAAGATTCGTTCAATTAATTCCCGCTCCCAACGAGCTAGCCAAACAACTTCAACCTTTAGCTAACAGAATCTTTAACCAAGGCTGGGGCTTTTTCTTCAATACGCTAGGAAACCTCCTCAATGTTCTGCTGGTCTTTATTTTGACCTTAATGATCCTCGCCAACCCTCAACCTTATCGTCAGGGGTTTATTCGCCTGTTTCCTTCCTTCTATCGACGGCGTGCCGATGAAATTCTCGATGGCTGCGAAGATGCCTTACAGGGATGGCTAGTAGGCGTTTTATTTAATATGTTTGTGATTGGGACGCTCAGCTTTGTCGGGTTGCTTGCCCTGAGAGTTCCCCTCGCTTTGTCCCAAGCCATTTTAGCCGCATTTTTTACCCTAATTCCTAATATCGGGCCTGCTTTAAGCGTGGTTGTGCCAATGGCGATCGGTTTCCTCGATGCGCCCTGGAAACCCCTGGCGGTCTTGTTACTTTACTTTTTCATTCAACAACTTGAAACCAATGTTTTAACTCCCCTTGTCATGGCGAGGCAAGTTTCGCTTTTGCCAGCGATGACATTACTCGCTCAAATCTTTTTTGCCAGTATCTTTGGATTTTTAGGGTTATTCCTTGCCCTGCCGCTTACCGTTATCGCTCAAGTTTTAATCTCTGAAATTTTAATTGTGGATGTTCTCGATCGCTGCAAAGGAAAGGAAAAATCGGGGCAGTCCTTAGAAGGGACAATTGCGGAAGAAAAATTGCTCCCTGCAACAACAGAAATATCCGATCGCATTCGAGAAGTTATCCGTCCGCCCGAACCGCCTTTTACAACAGTGGAAACGGACGATACACCTCCATCCCTTCGAGAAGGATATCCTGACTCCGAGGAACGCGCTTAA
- a CDS encoding homocysteine biosynthesis protein, with protein sequence MRTIAEINEKIGSQRAVVWTVEELKARVQELGVTQAAKQVDVVTTGTFEPMESTGAMINLGHTDPPIKIRQCWFDGVPAYAGLGAVDLYLGATAMADEQSSQEASEVSGTPLRRGGGHVIEDLIAGKPINLRARGQATDCYPRAFFETTITRDTINQFYLFNPRNLYQNFLVGVNGGDRVLFTYLGPLQPRLGNAVYSNPGAISPLFNDPDLEIIGVGTRIFLGGGIGYISWEGTQHFPLQKRLENRTPIGPAATLALIGDAKQMNPYWVRGCYFYKYGPSIMLGVGIPLPVLHEEVVARCAVRDKEIVAPVVDFSIPRRVRPTFGLVNYAQLKSGRIKIEGKTVRTAPLASIALSRQVAEELKQWIDRGEFTLTEPTVSLARDRAFLPQDSWGSQIILE encoded by the coding sequence ATGCGGACGATCGCGGAAATTAATGAAAAAATTGGCAGTCAGCGCGCCGTTGTTTGGACGGTAGAAGAGTTGAAAGCGCGGGTGCAAGAACTCGGCGTGACGCAAGCAGCAAAACAAGTCGATGTCGTTACGACCGGGACTTTCGAGCCGATGGAATCGACTGGCGCGATGATTAACTTAGGCCATACCGATCCGCCCATTAAGATTCGGCAGTGTTGGTTCGATGGCGTTCCCGCTTATGCCGGTTTGGGGGCAGTAGACTTGTACTTAGGGGCGACGGCAATGGCGGACGAACAGAGTTCCCAAGAAGCGAGTGAAGTTTCCGGAACTCCCCTCAGACGCGGCGGCGGTCATGTTATCGAAGATTTAATCGCGGGCAAACCCATTAACCTGCGCGCGCGGGGACAGGCGACGGATTGCTATCCGAGGGCTTTTTTTGAAACAACGATTACCCGCGATACGATTAACCAATTTTATTTATTCAATCCGCGCAATCTGTATCAAAATTTTTTAGTCGGGGTTAATGGCGGCGATCGCGTCCTCTTCACTTATCTCGGGCCATTGCAACCGCGCTTGGGAAATGCCGTTTACTCCAATCCCGGCGCGATTTCCCCCCTCTTTAATGACCCCGATTTAGAAATTATTGGGGTTGGGACGCGCATTTTTTTAGGCGGCGGGATTGGTTATATCAGTTGGGAGGGAACGCAGCATTTCCCCCTACAAAAACGCCTCGAGAATCGCACGCCCATCGGCCCTGCGGCAACCCTCGCGTTAATCGGCGATGCTAAGCAAATGAACCCTTATTGGGTGCGGGGATGCTACTTTTATAAATACGGCCCCTCGATTATGTTAGGCGTTGGCATACCGCTGCCGGTGTTACACGAAGAAGTGGTGGCGCGCTGTGCGGTGCGGGATAAAGAAATTGTTGCACCCGTAGTGGATTTTTCCATTCCCCGGCGGGTTCGTCCGACCTTTGGTTTGGTCAATTACGCGCAACTGAAAAGCGGGCGGATTAAGATTGAAGGAAAGACCGTGAGAACCGCGCCGTTAGCCAGTATTGCCCTCTCGCGACAGGTAGCGGAGGAGTTGAAACAATGGATCGATCGCGGCGAATTTACCCTCACCGAACCCACCGTTAGCCTCGCGCGCGATCGCGCCTTTCTCCCTCAAGATAGTTGGGGTTCGCAAATTATTTTGGAATAG
- a CDS encoding YcaO-like family protein, whose product MGLGYYKRLGDSDFCCDEWNANCSGWFQKIPEIFDEEREIEWTPVWSFRDREFKYLPTAYCYYGYPYNPKLDCWADSNGCAAGNHLEEAILQGFLELVERDCVALWWYNRLKKRKVDLNSFDDPYFPALKTHYQTLGRELCVLDIASDLNIPAFAAVSWRSDRETQDIIFGFGAHFDASLAVSRALSELNQILPNVLSAHPDGTTRYPSPSDPLAIQWWKTATLETLPYLVSDESLPPKVSSDYPQLSCDDLLEDVATCQQIVEQNGMEMLVLNQTRPDIGLKVVKVIVPGMRHWWRRLGAGRLYEVPVKMGGLEKPLAENQLNPFPMWM is encoded by the coding sequence TTGGGTCTTGGATATTACAAGCGACTTGGAGATTCCGACTTTTGCTGCGATGAATGGAATGCGAACTGTTCTGGGTGGTTTCAAAAAATCCCAGAGATTTTTGATGAAGAACGAGAAATTGAATGGACTCCAGTCTGGTCGTTCCGCGATCGCGAATTCAAATATCTCCCAACCGCTTACTGCTATTATGGCTATCCGTATAACCCAAAGCTCGACTGTTGGGCTGACTCTAACGGTTGTGCAGCGGGCAATCATTTAGAAGAGGCCATCTTACAGGGTTTTCTGGAACTGGTAGAACGGGACTGCGTGGCTTTATGGTGGTACAACCGCCTTAAAAAACGTAAGGTAGATCTAAACAGCTTTGACGATCCCTATTTCCCTGCCCTGAAAACCCATTACCAGACCCTCGGTCGAGAACTCTGCGTTTTAGATATCGCCAGCGATTTAAACATTCCGGCCTTTGCTGCTGTGAGTTGGAGAAGCGACCGCGAAACACAAGATATTATTTTCGGTTTTGGCGCTCATTTCGATGCGAGTCTAGCGGTTAGTAGAGCTTTAAGCGAGCTAAACCAGATCCTCCCTAACGTTTTATCTGCCCATCCAGATGGCACAACTCGCTATCCTTCTCCTTCAGATCCCCTCGCCATTCAATGGTGGAAAACGGCGACCTTGGAGACTCTCCCCTATTTGGTCAGCGATGAAAGTCTTCCCCCAAAAGTTTCTAGCGATTACCCCCAGCTTAGCTGCGACGATCTCTTGGAAGATGTAGCAACCTGCCAGCAAATTGTCGAACAGAACGGTATGGAAATGCTAGTGTTGAATCAAACTCGACCCGATATCGGATTGAAGGTTGTTAAAGTTATTGTTCCGGGAATGCGTCATTGGTGGAGACGGTTGGGGGCGGGACGACTCTATGAAGTTCCCGTCAAAATGGGTGGGTTGGAGAAGCCATTGGCAGAAAATCAACTCAACCCTTTTCCCATGTGGATGTGA
- a CDS encoding amidohydrolase family protein, with protein MPNDYQIIDADAHVFEPLHMWQEYLEPEYKSFAPSAEMKIQGEPIYQKVSQEVVAHWSQQIFKAYPLARHKGFTNKLHLATMQEMGIDVSFIYPTLGLAIQSVDALAPSVAGAFTRAYNNWLQDFCSYDPRRLKGIAIVNRHAPEEMVAELHRIAKLGWKAVCLRPNPVKGRLLSDPVYEGFWQECEDLGIAVGIHEGTHSRLPSAGADRFNTRFALRSCSHPMEQMMALLALIEGGVLERYPRLKVGFLESGCGWLPYWLWRLDEEYECHFWEVKETVKMKPSEYFRRQCFVTFEPSEPYLERIIEEIGADNLLFGSDYPHIHWKLDEDEPEVFEVNQWLHQRLPEDAIKKILWENPARFYGLT; from the coding sequence ATGCCTAACGACTATCAAATCATTGATGCCGATGCCCACGTCTTCGAGCCTCTGCATATGTGGCAGGAGTATTTAGAACCTGAGTATAAAAGCTTTGCGCCATCCGCCGAGATGAAAATTCAGGGGGAGCCAATTTATCAAAAAGTCTCTCAAGAGGTTGTCGCTCATTGGAGTCAGCAAATTTTCAAAGCCTATCCCCTTGCAAGACACAAAGGATTCACCAATAAGTTACACCTGGCAACCATGCAAGAAATGGGAATCGATGTTTCCTTTATTTATCCAACTCTCGGATTGGCGATTCAATCCGTTGACGCGCTAGCCCCTTCAGTAGCGGGGGCTTTTACCCGCGCTTATAATAACTGGTTGCAAGACTTTTGTAGCTACGATCCCCGAAGACTGAAAGGTATCGCGATCGTTAACCGTCACGCTCCCGAAGAAATGGTGGCAGAACTCCATCGAATCGCTAAATTGGGCTGGAAAGCGGTCTGTTTGCGTCCCAATCCCGTAAAAGGGCGACTGCTGAGCGATCCGGTTTACGAAGGATTCTGGCAAGAGTGCGAAGATTTAGGAATAGCCGTAGGGATTCATGAAGGTACTCACAGTCGCTTGCCGAGCGCCGGAGCCGACCGATTTAACACCCGTTTCGCCTTGCGCTCCTGCTCGCATCCGATGGAACAGATGATGGCTCTGCTCGCCTTAATTGAAGGGGGCGTGTTAGAGCGTTATCCCAGACTGAAAGTCGGATTTCTAGAATCGGGGTGCGGTTGGCTTCCCTACTGGTTGTGGCGGTTAGATGAAGAATACGAGTGCCATTTCTGGGAAGTTAAGGAGACGGTGAAAATGAAACCTTCAGAATATTTTCGTCGCCAGTGCTTTGTTACCTTCGAGCCTTCAGAACCCTACCTAGAGCGCATTATTGAGGAGATCGGTGCTGATAACTTACTATTTGGTTCCGACTACCCTCACATTCATTGGAAGCTTGATGAAGATGAACCCGAGGTTTTCGAGGTTAATCAATGGCTTCATCAGCGATTGCCTGAAGACGCAATAAAAAAAATACTTTGGGAAAATCCCGCCCGTTTCTACGGTTTAACATAG